The genomic DNA TGAAGAAGTCGCCGCACAGCGCGCCGAGGCCGACGCCGACGCCACCCGGATCACCGCGCAGGCGCAGCGCGATGCCGACCAGGTGCGTCTGAAGATGGACACCGAGTACACCGCGCACGAGGCGCGGATCGAACGCGAAGCCGCGCACGCAGACGAGAAGGTCGCCCAGGCCGCTCAGGAAGCGACTGCGATCCGCACCGAGGCCGAGAAGGGTGCAGCCGCACTGCGCTCGCTGGTGACCCGCGAGACGACACAACTGCGGGCGGATGCCGAGCGCGAGGTCCGCGAGATGAACGCCCGCGTTCTCGAGTTCGAGGAGACGCTCACCCGCCGCCAGGACGACGCGCAGCAGGAGTTCCTGGTGCTGCACAACCAGGCGGTCGCGCACGCCGAGCGCATCACCACCGACGCGAACGAGCAGGTTGCCGCCTCCCTGGAGCACGCCCAGCGGATCTCCGGCAAGGCCGACGACTACGAGCGCCTGATGCGCGCGCAGGCCGCGACGATCGAGGCCGATACTCATGTGCGCGCCCGCGACACCCTCGACCGCGCTCGCGTGAAGTCGCAGAAGATCGTCGACACTGTCATGGAGCACGCCACGACCGTGCTGCGCGACGCCGAGGACCGGACCCGCCAGCTGCGCTGGCAGCAGCAGCAGTTGTCGAGCTTCATGTCCGAGGTGCGCGAGCTGATCCGCCCCGACGGCATCCTTGCCGCCGAGCCGACCACTGCCGACTCCGCGGCGGTGGCCGTCAGCACCAAGAGCACCAAGAACGCCAAGGGCACCAAGAACGCGATCGATTCCGAGTCGGAGCTGGTGACCGAGGCCGAAGTGGAAGACGCCGCAGACGCCGCGCCGGAGGCGCCCGTCGGCGACGAGTCTTTCCTCGGCGATGAGGCGCTC from Microbacterium sp. LWO13-1.2 includes the following:
- a CDS encoding cell division initiation protein yields the protein MSDSPGTGDRGDDFFDQLVQSNPREQSAFTVGFRGYDKGEVDTALSGLRHQLQQVTADLNDINERHTSELEAVRAEESAVREALESQIAAAKAQAAEAEQQVSTLTSELVDAPRPEGKEAPSRQQFEAILRVAEEQANVLIQNAAVQADRLMAAAREEVAAQRAEADADATRITAQAQRDADQVRLKMDTEYTAHEARIEREAAHADEKVAQAAQEATAIRTEAEKGAAALRSLVTRETTQLRADAEREVREMNARVLEFEETLTRRQDDAQQEFLVLHNQAVAHAERITTDANEQVAASLEHAQRISGKADDYERLMRAQAATIEADTHVRARDTLDRARVKSQKIVDTVMEHATTVLRDAEDRTRQLRWQQQQLSSFMSEVRELIRPDGILAAEPTTADSAAVAVSTKSTKNAKGTKNAIDSESELVTEAEVEDAADAAPEAPVGDESFLGDEALDDELIDDESIVANKITIEVVEADEEHAGR